Proteins found in one Amycolatopsis aidingensis genomic segment:
- a CDS encoding complex I subunit 4 family protein, giving the protein MLTILIFLPLAVSVALAALPRLPDRVVRWTFVAATGVEVMLAGVLWAGFTGPGYGYQVRVPWIPSIGVSYHVGVDGISLPLVAMTAVLFLACAVYSLRQTRRVRGFVALLLFLETTSLGLFAALDLILFFLFLDLSIVGMYFVIAGWGHRDNRRSALTFFLYTFLGSLVLLLGFIGLYLAASPSTFDIVRLAEQRPLAGSPVEGGLVLLAVCLGLAVKTPLVPLHSWLPPAHTDAPAAGSAILAGVLLKMGAYGFVRIAMPVLPEAWRQYAMVFVLLGVTGALYGALVALAQRDLKRMIAYTSVNHMGYLALGVGTAGILAGNTDQARQLAVAGSVTQMVSHGLITGALFLLAGVCYDRAGSYEMDRYGGLAGTAPRFAALVALGAFAALGLPGFSGFIAEFQIFTGSLGAAPVPTALALLGILVTAALFLRALQRVFLGPQRLPLPGVPFPDARPSEVAATVPLLGLALVIGVLPRFLLELVEPGARAVAELVAR; this is encoded by the coding sequence ATGCTGACGATCCTGATCTTCCTGCCGCTCGCGGTGAGCGTGGCGCTGGCCGCGCTGCCCCGCCTGCCGGACCGGGTGGTGCGCTGGACCTTCGTGGCGGCGACCGGGGTCGAGGTCATGCTGGCCGGAGTGCTGTGGGCCGGATTCACCGGTCCCGGCTACGGCTACCAGGTGCGAGTGCCGTGGATTCCCTCCATCGGCGTCTCCTACCACGTCGGCGTGGACGGGATCTCGCTGCCGCTGGTGGCGATGACGGCCGTGCTGTTCCTCGCCTGCGCGGTGTACTCGCTGCGCCAGACCCGCAGGGTGCGTGGCTTCGTCGCGTTGTTGCTGTTCCTGGAGACGACATCGCTTGGCCTGTTCGCCGCGCTGGACCTGATCCTGTTCTTCCTGTTCCTCGACCTGTCCATTGTGGGCATGTACTTCGTGATCGCGGGCTGGGGTCACCGGGACAACCGGCGGTCGGCGCTGACCTTCTTCCTGTACACCTTTCTCGGGTCGCTGGTGCTGTTGCTCGGTTTCATCGGGTTGTATCTCGCCGCCAGCCCGTCCACATTCGACATCGTGCGGCTGGCAGAGCAGCGCCCGCTGGCGGGCAGCCCGGTGGAGGGCGGGCTGGTGCTGCTGGCGGTGTGCCTCGGGCTCGCCGTGAAGACCCCGCTGGTGCCGCTGCACAGCTGGCTCCCGCCCGCGCACACCGACGCCCCTGCCGCGGGTTCGGCGATCCTGGCAGGGGTGCTGCTGAAGATGGGCGCATACGGCTTCGTCCGGATCGCGATGCCCGTCCTGCCCGAGGCCTGGCGGCAGTACGCGATGGTGTTCGTGCTGCTCGGGGTGACCGGTGCGCTGTACGGGGCCCTGGTGGCACTGGCCCAGCGCGACCTGAAGCGCATGATCGCCTACACCTCGGTCAACCACATGGGCTACCTCGCGCTCGGCGTGGGCACGGCGGGCATCCTCGCGGGCAACACCGACCAGGCGCGCCAGCTCGCCGTTGCCGGATCGGTCACCCAGATGGTCAGCCACGGGTTGATCACCGGCGCGCTGTTCCTGCTCGCCGGGGTGTGCTACGACCGGGCGGGCAGCTACGAAATGGACCGCTACGGCGGGCTCGCCGGGACCGCGCCACGGTTCGCCGCGCTGGTCGCCCTCGGTGCTTTCGCGGCGCTCGGCCTCCCGGGGTTCTCCGGTTTCATCGCCGAGTTCCAGATCTTCACCGGGAGCCTCGGCGCCGCGCCGGTGCCCACCGCGCTGGCGCTGCTCGGCATCCTGGTCACCGCCGCGCTGTTCCTGCGCGCGCTGCAGCGGGTCTTCCTCGGGCCGCAGCGGCTGCCCCTGCCGGGCGTCCCGTTCCCCGACGCCCGGCCGAGTGAGGTCGCCGCGACGGTGCCGCTGCTCGGGCTCGCGCTGGTGATCGGGGTGCTGCCGCGCTTCCTGCTGGAGCTTGTCGAGCCCGGCGCGCGGGCGGTCGCGGAGCTGGTGGCGCGATGA
- a CDS encoding NADH-quinone oxidoreductase subunit N: MTRDLLGLLPELCLLAGAACVLLAGLWLPRERQWVVHALATVALLGSAGLALRAAGQGAGAAFDGTYTVDATLHTVRVLAPLATVLVLALSRGVVRGHARETEYATLLLLATLGAVLLAGSGDLLVLAAAYLLASVPLYALAGFGKDAPGTEAALKLALTGALLGIVMLAGTTTLYGLGGATEYQALRTGLAGVPRTAMLAALVAVLAGMLFKAGAVPAHFWVPDATEGSGTGVAAFLTTVPKIGGLAAVYRLVTEAIPGGAGTGILVAVLAAASMTLGNFAAFWQDSVRRLLAYSTISQVGYLLIAPAAAGAALARPALLFYLAGYAVTNLGAFAVVAAYRRAERRTDYTGLFRHDPLLALALVVCLLGLVGTPPTAVFLGKLTVFAAGLDAGLGWLVVLAVLNTVASVFYYLRWIGKLFSSTASGAVVAGADGWARASAVLLAGLTVLLGVGGGVLLRV; this comes from the coding sequence ATGACCAGGGACCTGCTCGGGCTGCTGCCGGAACTGTGCCTGCTGGCGGGCGCGGCCTGCGTGCTGCTGGCCGGGTTGTGGCTGCCCCGCGAGCGGCAGTGGGTCGTGCATGCCCTGGCCACGGTGGCGCTGCTGGGCTCGGCCGGGTTGGCGTTGCGCGCGGCCGGCCAGGGCGCCGGCGCGGCTTTCGACGGCACCTACACCGTCGACGCGACCCTGCACACCGTCCGGGTGCTCGCCCCGCTGGCCACGGTGCTGGTGCTGGCCCTGTCCAGGGGAGTGGTGCGCGGCCACGCCAGGGAGACCGAGTACGCCACCCTGCTGCTGCTCGCCACGCTCGGGGCGGTGCTGCTTGCCGGCTCGGGTGACCTGCTGGTGCTGGCCGCCGCGTACCTGCTGGCGAGCGTCCCGCTGTACGCCCTGGCCGGGTTCGGCAAGGACGCGCCGGGGACCGAGGCGGCGCTCAAGCTCGCGCTCACCGGAGCACTGCTGGGCATCGTCATGCTGGCAGGGACGACCACGCTGTACGGGCTCGGCGGTGCGACCGAGTACCAGGCCCTGCGCACCGGTCTGGCCGGGGTGCCGCGGACCGCCATGCTGGCCGCGCTGGTGGCGGTGCTGGCCGGGATGCTGTTCAAGGCCGGGGCGGTACCGGCGCACTTCTGGGTGCCGGACGCCACCGAGGGCAGCGGTACCGGGGTGGCCGCCTTCCTCACCACGGTGCCGAAGATCGGCGGGCTGGCGGCGGTGTACCGGCTGGTGACCGAGGCGATCCCGGGCGGGGCGGGGACCGGCATACTGGTGGCGGTACTGGCCGCGGCGTCGATGACCCTTGGCAACTTCGCCGCCTTCTGGCAGGACAGCGTCCGCAGGCTGCTGGCGTACTCGACCATCAGCCAGGTCGGTTACCTGCTGATCGCCCCAGCGGCCGCCGGGGCAGCGCTGGCCCGGCCCGCGCTGCTGTTCTACCTCGCCGGGTACGCCGTCACCAACCTTGGTGCGTTCGCCGTGGTGGCGGCGTACCGGCGGGCCGAGCGCCGTACCGACTACACCGGGCTGTTCCGGCACGATCCGCTGCTGGCGCTGGCGCTGGTGGTATGCCTGCTCGGCTTGGTAGGCACGCCACCGACCGCGGTGTTCCTCGGCAAGCTCACGGTGTTCGCCGCGGGCCTGGACGCTGGGCTGGGGTGGCTGGTCGTGCTCGCCGTGCTGAACACCGTAGCCAGCGTCTTCTACTACCTGCGCTGGATCGGCAAGCTGTTCTCTTCCACCGCGTCCGGTGCGGTCGTGGCCGGCGCCGATGGCTGGGCCCGCGCTAGTGCGGTACTGCTGGCCGGGCTGACCGTTCTGCTCGGCGTGGGTGGCGGTGTGCTGCTTCGGGTTTGA
- a CDS encoding NADH-quinone oxidoreductase subunit J, producing MWDLVAFWTLAVLAVASAALVFRVDSMARATVLLLASFLCVAGEMLLLDLHYLGALVVLMMTAEMAIMAVFMIMLMMNPAGLEPMSMVHNRRGALVISVTVFLALAAAILLAPLPERAPSRPADPTHQLGTAIMGGKMLVMMIIGAGLFATMIAATVLATARGRYGAAGEVRR from the coding sequence ATGTGGGACCTCGTCGCGTTCTGGACGCTGGCCGTGCTGGCCGTCGCCTCGGCCGCGCTGGTGTTCCGGGTGGACTCCATGGCGCGGGCTACCGTGCTGCTGCTCGCCTCGTTCCTGTGTGTTGCGGGCGAGATGCTGCTGCTGGACCTGCATTACCTCGGCGCGCTGGTGGTGCTGATGATGACCGCGGAAATGGCCATCATGGCGGTGTTCATGATCATGCTGATGATGAACCCGGCCGGGCTGGAACCGATGTCCATGGTGCACAACCGGCGCGGGGCGCTGGTCATCTCGGTCACCGTGTTCCTCGCGCTGGCCGCAGCCATCCTGCTGGCCCCGCTCCCGGAGCGGGCCCCGTCCCGGCCCGCCGACCCCACGCACCAGCTCGGTACGGCGATCATGGGCGGGAAGATGCTGGTGATGATGATCATCGGGGCGGGTCTGTTCGCCACCATGATCGCGGCGACCGTGCTCGCCACCGCCCGTGGTAGGTACGGCGCGGCGGGGGAGGTGCGCCGGTGA
- a CDS encoding STAS domain-containing protein — protein MRGTVTARDNLRIRGDRLDAISVVRVDGEVDLGNANLLDDPLDAALDDGPAGVIIDLSNVRFFGSSGLSRLVAVARRSEHVGVPLAVVSNERQVLRPIRAVGLADYLRVRTSVRQAVRELGVVR, from the coding sequence ATGCGCGGCACCGTGACCGCTCGTGACAACCTGCGGATCCGCGGCGACCGGCTGGACGCGATATCGGTGGTGCGTGTCGACGGCGAGGTCGACCTTGGCAACGCCAACCTGCTGGACGACCCGCTGGACGCGGCGCTGGATGACGGGCCCGCCGGGGTGATCATCGACCTGTCGAACGTACGGTTCTTCGGCTCGTCCGGGCTGTCCCGGCTGGTGGCGGTGGCGCGGAGATCGGAGCATGTCGGCGTGCCGCTGGCCGTGGTGTCCAACGAGCGGCAGGTGCTGCGGCCGATCAGGGCCGTGGGGCTGGCCGACTACCTGCGGGTGCGTACCTCGGTCCGGCAGGCCGTGCGCGAGCTGGGGGTCGTGCGGTAG
- a CDS encoding DNA polymerase ligase N-terminal domain-containing protein, which yields MARKERLREYHRKRDLRRSGEPAGGRRRDGAPAFVVQRHEASTSHFDLRLEIDGVLVSWSVPKGPATDPAQRRLAVRTEDHPLDYLEFEGRIREGEYGGGTVVVWDVGSFDNLTEEPAERALERGHLRVRLHGHRLCGAYSLVRTRMGADRGQEQWLLVKKNDEGADRRREPARTQPESVLTGRRNDEL from the coding sequence ATGGCCAGGAAGGAACGGTTACGGGAGTACCATCGCAAGCGCGACCTCCGGCGCTCCGGTGAGCCGGCAGGCGGGCGGCGCCGGGACGGCGCGCCCGCGTTCGTCGTCCAGCGGCACGAGGCGTCCACCTCTCATTTCGACCTCCGGCTCGAGATCGACGGCGTGCTGGTGTCCTGGTCGGTGCCCAAGGGCCCGGCCACCGATCCCGCGCAACGGCGGCTGGCCGTGCGCACCGAGGACCATCCACTGGACTATCTGGAGTTCGAGGGCCGGATCCGGGAAGGGGAGTACGGCGGCGGAACCGTCGTCGTCTGGGATGTCGGCTCCTTCGACAACCTCACCGAGGAACCCGCCGAGCGGGCGCTGGAACGCGGCCACCTGCGGGTCCGCCTGCACGGCCACAGGCTCTGCGGGGCGTACTCGCTGGTGCGCACCAGGATGGGTGCCGACCGCGGCCAGGAACAGTGGCTGCTGGTGAAGAAGAACGACGAGGGCGCCGACCGCCGCCGCGAACCGGCGCGTACCCAGCCGGAGTCGGTGCTGACCGGCCGGAGGAACGACGAACTATAG
- a CDS encoding DUF1360 domain-containing protein produces MIGLRRAFERMHRLYQGDANRPLRGYAVVLGTYAGLAGALAVLGRAAGARLPERFGAGDTVLLSVATHKAGRLLAKDAVTSPLRAPFARFEGPAGEAELNESVRGHGTQHAVGEMVTCPFCLAVWVSTGLSAGMVLAPRAARLVCTALTAVAASDALQLAYDTGKQRLRLAARQAGD; encoded by the coding sequence ATGATCGGGTTGAGGCGGGCTTTCGAACGGATGCACCGGCTGTACCAGGGCGACGCGAACCGGCCGTTGCGCGGTTACGCCGTCGTGCTCGGTACCTACGCGGGCCTGGCCGGGGCGCTCGCCGTGCTCGGCAGGGCGGCCGGTGCCCGCCTGCCGGAGCGGTTCGGCGCGGGGGACACGGTGCTGCTGTCGGTGGCGACGCACAAGGCTGGCAGGCTGCTCGCGAAGGACGCCGTCACCAGCCCGCTGCGGGCGCCGTTCGCCCGGTTCGAGGGACCGGCGGGGGAGGCCGAGCTCAACGAGTCGGTCCGCGGCCATGGCACCCAGCACGCGGTCGGTGAGATGGTGACCTGCCCGTTCTGCCTCGCCGTCTGGGTGTCCACCGGGCTGAGCGCGGGCATGGTGCTCGCACCGAGGGCCGCCCGGCTGGTGTGCACTGCGCTTACCGCGGTCGCCGCCTCGGACGCACTCCAGCTGGCCTATGACACCGGCAAGCAGCGGCTGCGGCTGGCCGCACGCCAGGCGGGCGACTAG
- a CDS encoding NADH-quinone oxidoreductase subunit H, whose protein sequence is MLEQAPLWSVLVLPPALGAVALVAASLESALAVGAAGRRVRAAELARPVREGLRLLLQERHSTLRADILLWRAGACGIAVAALLAAAVVPAGGRVVADLPVGVVWFNAMGVLPWMLVWLVGWGGNSAYSLVGGYRFLAQALAYELPLMFALTTPPVAAASLRVGAVVQAQQELWFVVWMPAAFAVYLVGVAGMAFWGPLSTPVGADIAGGVRSELSGADALVLHAGRYLMLAAGAAFGAALFLGGGHGPVLPPWAWSGIKTVAVVALLVWLGRRLPLVRPERLLTWGWLGLLPLALLQLLVVSVVVVVRG, encoded by the coding sequence GTGCTTGAGCAGGCACCACTGTGGAGCGTGCTGGTGCTGCCACCGGCCCTCGGCGCGGTGGCGCTGGTCGCCGCGTCTCTCGAGTCGGCACTCGCGGTGGGTGCGGCCGGGCGCCGGGTACGGGCCGCGGAACTGGCCCGGCCGGTACGCGAAGGGCTGCGCCTGTTGCTGCAAGAACGGCATTCGACGTTGCGTGCGGACATCCTGCTGTGGCGTGCAGGCGCCTGCGGGATCGCGGTCGCCGCCCTGCTCGCGGCCGCGGTCGTTCCGGCCGGTGGCCGGGTCGTGGCCGATCTCCCGGTCGGCGTGGTGTGGTTCAACGCCATGGGCGTGCTGCCGTGGATGCTGGTGTGGCTGGTCGGCTGGGGCGGCAACTCGGCCTATTCCCTGGTGGGCGGGTACCGCTTCCTGGCCCAGGCCCTGGCCTATGAACTGCCGTTGATGTTCGCGCTCACCACGCCCCCGGTCGCCGCCGCCTCCCTGCGGGTCGGCGCCGTGGTGCAGGCCCAGCAGGAACTCTGGTTCGTGGTGTGGATGCCTGCGGCCTTCGCGGTCTATCTCGTCGGTGTCGCCGGGATGGCCTTCTGGGGACCGCTGTCCACTCCGGTCGGCGCCGATATCGCGGGCGGGGTCCGCAGCGAACTGTCCGGGGCGGACGCGCTGGTGTTGCACGCCGGGCGGTACCTGATGCTGGCGGCGGGCGCGGCCTTCGGTGCCGCCCTGTTCCTCGGCGGCGGGCACGGACCGGTGCTGCCGCCATGGGCGTGGTCGGGCATCAAGACGGTTGCCGTGGTGGCCCTGCTGGTGTGGCTGGGGCGGCGGTTGCCGCTTGTGCGCCCGGAAAGGTTGCTGACCTGGGGCTGGCTGGGCCTGCTTCCGCTGGCGCTGCTGCAGTTGCTCGTGGTGAGTGTCGTCGTCGTGGTTCGCGGGTAA
- a CDS encoding proton-conducting transporter transmembrane domain-containing protein — MSALLTLPGLPLAAGAALLCAGRRADRWAPAGALAVAAGVLALAVAVALTRPGLRLPLLAGLPAGLAVDGLSALLVVTVAVVTLAVVVYSAAEFGPGEARGRFFGFLLLFAGAMLVTVTATTLAPLLMAWEVMGGTSYALIGFWWRDRWRVRAGTVAFLTTRAGDLGLYLAAGAAFAAAGSLELDRLATLPAPWLHVAAAGVLLAAAGKSAQLPFSFWLSGAMAGPSPVSALLHSATMVAAGGYLLLRLAPLLHASGWAAATAAWLGALTALLLGALACVQRELKQVLAASTCAQIGFVVLAAGAGSASGGAAHVAGHAVVKCLLFLVAGAFLAGLGSTELAGLRGAGRRYPLAGVSGTVGALTLAGVPPLTLWVTEDLVLAGVSTWLHGVALAATALSGVYAGRVLHTVLARPARADRHRAPLGVTVALCGLALPSAALGLAMVAGTGPGSLRPGPATLSAVVSVAGLGLAVLRARRGAWLPARAVRAGQQWLGLEGFARRAVARPVRRLARLLAAVDDRLLAVVRGAGRSGQAVARAVDRGPEQLLRGTVGGVARAGGRLGALARRPQTGLLHQYYAQVVVVLAVVVAAVGAAALVLAG; from the coding sequence ATGAGCGCGTTGCTGACGCTGCCCGGGCTGCCGCTCGCCGCCGGGGCCGCGCTGCTGTGCGCGGGCCGCCGGGCCGACCGGTGGGCTCCCGCCGGTGCGCTCGCGGTGGCGGCCGGGGTGCTGGCCCTGGCCGTGGCCGTCGCGCTCACCCGGCCCGGGCTCAGGTTGCCACTGCTGGCGGGCCTGCCTGCCGGTCTTGCCGTGGACGGGCTGTCCGCGCTGCTGGTGGTGACCGTCGCGGTGGTGACGCTCGCGGTCGTGGTCTACTCGGCCGCCGAGTTCGGCCCCGGCGAAGCACGGGGCCGGTTCTTCGGGTTCCTGCTGCTGTTCGCCGGGGCGATGCTGGTCACCGTCACCGCGACCACGCTGGCGCCGTTGCTGATGGCCTGGGAGGTGATGGGTGGGACCTCGTACGCCCTGATCGGCTTCTGGTGGCGGGACCGGTGGCGGGTGCGGGCCGGGACGGTCGCGTTCCTCACCACCCGTGCCGGTGACCTCGGACTGTACCTCGCCGCGGGTGCGGCATTCGCCGCGGCCGGCTCGCTGGAACTGGACCGGCTCGCCACGCTGCCCGCGCCGTGGCTGCACGTGGCGGCCGCCGGGGTACTGCTGGCGGCGGCGGGTAAGTCGGCGCAACTGCCGTTCTCGTTCTGGCTCTCCGGGGCGATGGCCGGTCCCAGTCCGGTGAGCGCTCTGCTGCACTCGGCCACCATGGTCGCCGCGGGCGGGTATCTGCTGCTGCGGCTGGCGCCACTGTTGCACGCCAGTGGCTGGGCCGCGGCCACGGCAGCCTGGCTCGGCGCGCTGACCGCGTTGCTGCTCGGCGCGCTCGCCTGCGTGCAGCGGGAGCTGAAGCAGGTGCTGGCGGCATCGACCTGCGCGCAGATCGGTTTCGTCGTGCTCGCAGCCGGGGCGGGTTCGGCGTCCGGCGGGGCCGCACACGTGGCCGGGCATGCGGTGGTGAAGTGCCTGCTGTTCCTCGTCGCGGGCGCCTTCCTCGCCGGGCTCGGCAGCACCGAGCTGGCCGGGCTGCGCGGTGCGGGCCGCCGGTACCCACTGGCAGGGGTGAGCGGCACGGTGGGCGCGCTGACGCTGGCCGGGGTGCCGCCGCTGACCTTGTGGGTCACCGAGGATCTCGTGCTGGCCGGGGTTTCCACCTGGCTGCACGGGGTAGCGCTGGCGGCCACGGCACTGAGCGGGGTATACGCAGGGCGGGTGCTGCACACCGTGCTCGCCCGGCCTGCCCGCGCGGACCGGCACCGGGCACCCCTGGGGGTGACGGTGGCCCTGTGCGGGCTGGCCCTGCCCAGCGCGGCGCTCGGCCTGGCGATGGTCGCCGGAACCGGCCCCGGTTCGCTCCGGCCCGGACCGGCCACCCTGTCCGCGGTGGTCTCGGTGGCGGGACTGGGCCTCGCCGTGCTCCGGGCCCGGCGCGGCGCGTGGCTGCCTGCACGGGCCGTGCGTGCGGGGCAGCAGTGGCTCGGCCTCGAGGGGTTCGCGCGCCGCGCGGTGGCCCGGCCGGTGCGCAGGCTCGCCCGGCTGCTGGCCGCGGTCGACGACCGTCTGCTCGCGGTGGTGCGGGGTGCCGGCCGGTCCGGGCAGGCCGTGGCCCGGGCGGTGGACCGGGGCCCGGAGCAGCTGCTGCGCGGCACGGTCGGGGGAGTGGCCCGCGCGGGCGGCAGGCTCGGCGCGCTCGCCCGCAGACCGCAGACCGGACTCCTGCACCAGTACTACGCCCAGGTGGTCGTCGTGCTCGCGGTAGTCGTGGCCGCGGTCGGCGCGGCGGCACTGGTTCTCGCGGGGTGA
- the nuoK gene encoding NADH-quinone oxidoreductase subunit NuoK, whose protein sequence is MTLQAVLLLAAALFAVGLYGALSQQSIVMLMMGLEVMLNAVLVAAAGIWYYAWPGGADGQVLVLVAMALMAIEMAMGFGAALALFRARDVDVTDAAADLSG, encoded by the coding sequence GTGACCCTGCAGGCGGTGTTGCTGCTGGCCGCGGCGCTGTTCGCGGTCGGCCTTTACGGCGCCCTTTCCCAGCAGTCGATCGTCATGCTGATGATGGGCCTGGAGGTCATGCTGAACGCGGTGCTCGTCGCCGCGGCCGGTATCTGGTACTACGCCTGGCCCGGCGGCGCGGACGGGCAGGTGCTCGTGCTCGTGGCCATGGCGCTGATGGCGATCGAGATGGCGATGGGTTTCGGCGCGGCGCTCGCGTTGTTCCGGGCACGGGATGTGGATGTCACCGATGCGGCCGCGGACCTCTCCGGATGA
- a CDS encoding thiamine pyrophosphate-requiring protein, which translates to MAQVADYIVGRVREWGVHRVYGYPGDGINGLLGAFDRAEGDPQFVQSRHEEMAAFMACGHAKFTGEVGCCVATSGPGAIHLLNGLYDAKLDHQPVVAIVGQQKRLSQGTHYQQEVHLETLFADVSEFVQMCMHPGQVRHVIDRAFKTALTTRGVATIVVPVDLQEEEAQPSPPKTHGAVYSSVGWSQPRVLPNQDELRRAAEVLNEGGKVAMLVGQGAAHAEAEVIETAELLGAGVAKALLGREVLADDLPFVTGPIGLLGSQPSDDMVMNCDTLFMIGTSFPYAEWLPDEGTARGVEIDIDGRMIGIRYPMDAHVVGDAKETLKQLIPMLAHKEDRSWRERIEENVRTWNRIMADRASQHFEHQINPQAVAQQLSPLLPDDAILTADSGSATNWWARHLKLRDGMRASLSGTLATMGPGVPYAIAAKFAYPDHPVIAFAGDGAFQMNGMNEMITVHRYAEQLGGSPPLIFCVFNNQDLNQVTWEQRAMGGDPKFMGSQAIPDVPYARYAELIGLRGIYCDEIGKVDEAWRQALASDRPVVLEFKVDQEIPPIPPHIKKEQGKKAVKAGIKDPEKVGMAVRGFRQKLADFYENLPGRDRS; encoded by the coding sequence ATGGCGCAGGTCGCTGACTACATCGTGGGCCGGGTCCGGGAATGGGGCGTGCACCGCGTGTACGGCTATCCGGGCGATGGCATCAACGGGTTGCTGGGCGCGTTCGACCGGGCCGAAGGTGATCCGCAGTTCGTGCAGTCCCGGCACGAGGAGATGGCGGCGTTCATGGCTTGCGGGCACGCCAAGTTCACCGGTGAGGTGGGCTGCTGTGTCGCGACCTCCGGGCCGGGTGCCATCCACCTGCTGAACGGGCTGTACGACGCCAAGCTCGACCACCAGCCGGTGGTGGCGATCGTCGGGCAGCAGAAGCGGCTCTCGCAGGGCACGCACTACCAGCAGGAGGTGCACCTGGAGACGCTGTTCGCCGACGTGTCCGAGTTCGTCCAGATGTGCATGCATCCCGGCCAGGTGCGGCACGTCATCGATCGTGCCTTCAAGACCGCGCTGACCACCCGCGGGGTGGCCACCATCGTGGTGCCGGTCGACCTGCAGGAGGAGGAAGCGCAGCCGTCCCCGCCGAAGACCCACGGGGCGGTGTACTCCAGCGTGGGCTGGAGCCAGCCACGGGTGCTGCCGAACCAGGACGAACTGCGCCGCGCCGCCGAGGTGCTGAACGAGGGCGGCAAGGTCGCGATGCTGGTCGGGCAGGGCGCCGCTCATGCCGAGGCCGAGGTGATCGAGACGGCCGAACTGCTCGGCGCGGGTGTCGCCAAGGCCCTGCTCGGCCGCGAGGTGCTGGCCGACGACCTGCCGTTCGTCACCGGCCCGATCGGTCTGCTCGGCTCGCAGCCAAGCGACGACATGGTGATGAACTGCGACACGCTGTTCATGATCGGTACCAGTTTCCCGTACGCCGAGTGGCTGCCGGACGAGGGCACCGCGCGCGGGGTGGAGATCGATATCGACGGGCGCATGATCGGGATCCGCTACCCGATGGACGCGCATGTGGTCGGGGACGCAAAGGAGACGCTCAAGCAGCTGATCCCGATGCTGGCGCACAAGGAGGACCGGTCCTGGCGGGAGCGCATCGAGGAGAACGTGCGTACCTGGAACCGGATCATGGCGGACCGCGCGAGCCAGCACTTCGAGCACCAGATCAACCCGCAGGCGGTCGCGCAGCAGTTGTCCCCGTTGCTGCCGGACGACGCCATCCTGACCGCCGACTCCGGGTCGGCGACCAACTGGTGGGCCCGGCATCTCAAGCTGCGTGACGGGATGCGGGCCTCGTTGTCCGGCACGTTGGCCACCATGGGGCCGGGGGTGCCCTACGCGATCGCCGCGAAGTTCGCCTATCCGGATCACCCGGTGATCGCCTTTGCCGGCGACGGCGCGTTCCAGATGAACGGCATGAACGAGATGATCACCGTGCACCGCTATGCCGAGCAGCTCGGCGGGTCGCCGCCCCTGATCTTCTGCGTCTTCAACAACCAGGACCTCAACCAGGTCACCTGGGAGCAGCGGGCGATGGGCGGTGACCCGAAGTTCATGGGCTCACAGGCCATTCCGGATGTGCCCTACGCCCGGTACGCCGAGTTGATCGGGCTGCGCGGCATCTACTGCGACGAGATCGGCAAGGTCGACGAGGCCTGGCGGCAGGCGCTGGCCAGTGACCGCCCGGTGGTGCTGGAGTTCAAGGTGGACCAGGAAATCCCGCCGATCCCACCGCATATCAAGAAGGAACAGGGCAAGAAGGCCGTCAAGGCGGGCATCAAGGACCCGGAGAAGGTCGGCATGGCGGTACGCGGGTTCCGGCAGAAGCTCGCCGACTTCTACGAGAACCTGCCCGGCCGCGACCGGAGCTGA